One Maribacter sp. HTCC2170 genomic window, GATACGGCTGTCGGATATTAATAAAAAGCAAACAGAACTATGATTCAAACCTATAAAAGAAAACCGGTATTAGCAGACAGTTATGATACTATAATTATTGGGTCTGGAATGGGAGGGTTAACAACTGCTGCAATTCTTTCAAAAGAAGGGCAAAAAGTGTTGGTTCTTGAACGCCATTATACGGCCGGTGGATTTACCCATATTTTCAAGCGAAAAGGTTATGAGTGGGATGTAGGCATTCATTACATTGGAGAAGTTCAACGCCCCAATAGTATTACCAAACGATGTTTTGACTACATAAGCGACTCAAATCTAAAATGGGCCGATATGGGTGAAGTTTACGACCGTATTTATATTGGGGACAAGGCCTATGATTTTGTAAAGGATGTAAAAAAATTCAAGCAGAAACTTTGTGAATATTTTCCTGAAGAAAAAGATGCGATTGATGGATATGTAAACCTTGTTTTTGCTAGTACCAAGGCTACAAGAAAATATTTTGCCGAAAAGGCATTGCCTCCACTACTTTCGAAAATTATCGGAAAAGGAATGCGTAAACCTTTTCTTGAGTTTTCCAATAGAACAACATATGAGGTATTGAGTTCCCTTACCAAAAACGAAGAATTAATAAAGGTTCTAACCGGACAATATGGCGACTATGGTCTACCCCCGAAAAAAAGTAGTTTTTCAATGCATGCATCATTGGTGCGCCATTATTTCAGTGGTGGTAGTTTCCCTATTGGTGGTTCATCCCAAATCGTTGAGACCATTGACCCCGTGATAGAAGCTGCTGGTGGAACAATTCTCATAAATGCCGATGTTGACAAAATAATCATCGAAAACAATAAGGCAACAGGTGTACTAATGGTTGATGGAAAAACCTTTCATGCCAAGAACATAATCAGTGCAGCTGGGCTCATGACTACTTATAAAAAGTTGATTCCAGATAATGTTAGGGCCAAACATAAATTTGATGAACAAATGACCAAAGTACAGCGATCCGTTGCACATGCATGTCTTTACATTGGGTTAAAAGGTTCTCCAGAAGAATTAAAATTACCAAAGACAAATTTTTGGATATACCCTGAGGGTACTGATGACCATGATACAACAGTGGATAACTTTCTCAAGGACAATAACGCACCTTTGCCAGTGGTCTATGTCTCTTTCCCATCGGCCAAAGATCCAGATTGGTCCAATCGTTACCCAGGCAAAAGTACTATAGACATCATCACATTAGAGCCTTATGAAAACTATGAGAAATGGGATGGCACTAAATGGATGAAACGAGGAAAGGAATATGAAGAACAAAAAGAAAAAACGGCCCAACGCTTATTGAATATTCTATATAAACACCTCCCTCATTTAAAAGGTAGTATTGATTATTATGAACTTTCATCACCATTGACCACGCAACATTTTGTCAACTATGATGAAGGGGAAATATATGGTATTGACCATACACCAGAGCGATTTAGACAAAAATTTCTAAGGCCTAGAACCCCCATCAAAAACTTTTATCTTACCGGGCAGGATATTGTGACAGCCGGAGTTGCTGGAGCCTTGTTTGCTGGAGTATTGACCGCTTCCGTTATTACAAAGAAAAATATTATAAAAAGTATCATGAGTAACTAGCAAGCAATGATTCGAAAAGCAATTAAACTTTTAGCAGCCTTTGTTTTGGTTTTGATGGTTAGTGCAATAGCCGTCTATATGATTTATAATGAATCTGCACCAAAAGGGAGACAAGGTCCTGAAGCCAATGCTTTGGCTCACAAAATGCTAAGGGCTGTAAACCAAGAAGCTTTTAACACTACCAGATTTATTGAATGGACATTTAGAAACGGTGACCATTCCTATAAATGGGATAAGACTATGGGCAAGGCTGATGTTTCTTGGAATGATATAAAGGTTGAATTAGACTTGGTCAATCCTGATAAAAGCAGGGTTTATGAAAACGAGGTTGAAGTTTCCAACAAAACATCTCGTAAAAAAGCTATAGATAAATCGGTCAAATTATTCAATAACGACTCATTTTGGCTGGTAGCCCCTTTTAAGGTTTTCGACCAGGGTACTCGAAGAAGCATTGTGAAACTGGAAGATGGGTCTGAATCTCTTTTGGTCACTTATTCAAGTGGCGGTAGTACCCCTGGGGATTCTTACCTATGGAAATTACAACCCAATGGTTTTCCAGAAAGCTTTAAAATGTGGGTTGACATCATACCAGTCGGTGGTCTGGAAGCTTCTTGGGATGACTGGCAACTAACAGAGAGCGGCGCATTTCTACCCAAATCCCATGTATTGGGACCTATGAAATTGGATATGGGTAATGTTAGGGCTTATAACTAAAAGATCATTCACTTTGTATGAGTGCTGCCTTCTGCTCTTCGGAAGTCACACCTACAGGCAATTCAATAAGCTTGAAATTGCGGAAATGAATCTCAGCTCCTTCAGACTCTAAACACAGATACCCCTTTTTTATGGTGGATTTGCTTATGCCATTCACAAATTTCCCATTCACCGAGAGTTTAATGGTTCCGTCAACACATACCACTGTATAGCTGTTCCATTCCCCTTTACCTAACGCTCTATTCTCTACGGATTTACTTCTTCGCCCCCTAGGGTTATCGGCAACTATTTCAACGCCGCCAACACCAAATAACTCACCATGAACATATGCGATTGGCGGTACTTTGCCATCTCTTGTATTTAATCTCACCCATTCTAAATCAAGCATCTGCACTTCTACACCACCAGGCAGAGCAGATTTTGGGTCAGGTTTGGCATCACTCCATGCAAAGACTCCAGAATTGCCTCCGGCTTCCATATGCCGCCATTCTACTTGTAAAATGAAGTTCTCATATTGTTTTTCAGACCGCATTACCCCTATAGGCATTCCTTTACAGATAAGCAGATCATTTTCAGTACGCCATGTATCGGGGTCGGTGTTCACATTCACCCATTTAATCGATTCTTCGGTATTTTCAGAATCAAAAGTCATTGCCTTTAAGGTTGTTTCCGATCCAAAAACAATCGGCTGATCTTGGCTTTTCATCGTACAGGAAAACAGGACAAATACTACTATTACAAGACTGATATAATTTTTCATATAAATTAATTGGTTAGATAAACTTTGTTTTACCCGGCACAGCGATTGGTGGCATCTCCCAAACATAATCCCAAGCATAATCCTTGTTTTGTGGTCCCAACGATTCTTTGGAATTTATTGCCTGCTCCCAGCTTATTGTTTGTCCTGTGTAGGCGGCCATTCTGGCCCAAATGCCCAACATAGTACTATTCGCCATATATTCACCATCGTTTATGGGCTTACCGCTACGAATAGCAGCAAAAAGTTCGTCATGCTCTGTTTGATACATATTGTTTCGCTCTCCATCGAATTTCCAATTTTGCGGCCCATTTACCTCATACTGTCGTCCAATATTAATGATTGCATTCCCATCGGTACCAAAAATATCAACACTGTTACGATGCGAGGTGTCTGCTTGCTGCCTGGTAAAGTGATATCCTTTTGCCCCATTCGCATAGTCAAATTCCACTGCAAAATGGTCATATATATTACCATAGCGTTTATCCGTCCGAGCTTGTCTTCCGCCGGTACCCACTGCACTGATTGGCATGACATCGCCCATGGCCCATGACATCAAATCCAGACTATGCACGGCCATCTCCACTATGAAATCCCCTGAAAGCCAGTTATAGTAGTACCAATTTCGCATTTGATGGGTCATTTCGGACCAATCTGGCTGTCGCTCCTTATACCAAAGCTCTCCCCCACCACGAAATGTAGTAATTGTTTTGATATCCCCAATATCCCCGTTTAAAACCTTTCCAAACGTTGCCCTCTTGGCATTATCATATCTAAAGCAAAAACCTGAAACCACCGAAAGTTTCTTCTCTTTCGCCATTTTGGCCGCTGCAAGTACCTTACGTACACCAGGGGCATCGACTGCTACTGGTTTTTCACAAAAAGCATGTTTGCCAGCATTAATCGCAGCCATTAAATGATCTGGTCTAAATCCAGGAGGGGTTGTTAGCAATACAACATCGACCCCAGAATCAATTACTTTTTGATATGCATCAAAACCAATGAACTTTTGAGCCTTTTCAACTTTTACCTGATCACCAGAAATCTTGATGATCTCGTTATAAGCTCCTTCCAAACGATCTTCAAAAACATCTCCCATAGCCGTTAAAATGGTATTTGGGTCTGCTTGTAATGCTTGAACTGCTGCACCAGTGCCTCGACCACCACAGCCTATTAATCCGACTTTTAAGAGCGGTTCTTTGGAAAGTCCAGTTGCACTTAAAACGCCGGTTGGATACACAAGGGTACTACCAGCCAATGCCATTCCTGATTTCTTGATAAAGGTTCTACGACTCTCACCTGAAAGCGATTTTTTTAATTGATCGGTCATATTATAAATTATTGAATATTGTCTTCTAAGCTTTTAAAGATACTGAAATAAGACATATGTAAATATATTAAGAAGTTGTTTTATATAATACGTCAAAATAAACTTTGACAACACTCTTTTTGACATGAAAAGTTTATTTATCTTACTTGTTTTTTGGTGAAAATACCAACTAAGTAACCTAACCAATGGCAGAAAAAAAGAAGTTTGGCACATTTGCCGGTGTTTTTACACCATCTATACTGACTATTCTTGGTGTCATCATGTACATGCGTCTAGGATGGGTGGTTGGTAATGCTGGCCTATTTGGGGCCATAGCCATAATCATCATTGCCCATATAATTGCCGTTACCACAGGTTTAAGCGTATCTTCAGTGGCAACCGACAAAAAAATTGGTGCCGGAGGAATTTATTATGTGCTATCTAGAAGTATGGGAATTCCCATAGGAGGGTCTATCGGAATTGCCCTCTACGTGGGTACTGCTTTTTCCGTCGCACTTTATTTAATAGGTTTCGCCGAAAGTTTCAATTCGTTTTTTGGATTTGGGATGTCCGTCAATGATTTTCGTTTAACAGGAACCATTGCCCTATGTTCCTTGACCGTTTTGGCGTTGATAAGCACTTCGCTCGCTCTAAAAACCCAGTTCTTCATTCTTGCGGCTATAATTGTTTCACTTATTTCAATTTTTTTAGGTACTACTGAATTTGCCCCTCAATCGGTAGCAATGTTTTCTTCAGAGGGGTCGGTATCTTTAGAAGTCGTATTCGCAGTCTTCTTTCCTGCCGTTACTGGTTTTACCGCAGGTATAGCCATGAGTGGGGACCTTGAGGATTCTAAACGTTCGATTCCTGTTGGGACCCTGGCGGCAATAGGTACTGGGCTAGTTGTCTAC contains:
- a CDS encoding phytoene desaturase family protein; the encoded protein is MIQTYKRKPVLADSYDTIIIGSGMGGLTTAAILSKEGQKVLVLERHYTAGGFTHIFKRKGYEWDVGIHYIGEVQRPNSITKRCFDYISDSNLKWADMGEVYDRIYIGDKAYDFVKDVKKFKQKLCEYFPEEKDAIDGYVNLVFASTKATRKYFAEKALPPLLSKIIGKGMRKPFLEFSNRTTYEVLSSLTKNEELIKVLTGQYGDYGLPPKKSSFSMHASLVRHYFSGGSFPIGGSSQIVETIDPVIEAAGGTILINADVDKIIIENNKATGVLMVDGKTFHAKNIISAAGLMTTYKKLIPDNVRAKHKFDEQMTKVQRSVAHACLYIGLKGSPEELKLPKTNFWIYPEGTDDHDTTVDNFLKDNNAPLPVVYVSFPSAKDPDWSNRYPGKSTIDIITLEPYENYEKWDGTKWMKRGKEYEEQKEKTAQRLLNILYKHLPHLKGSIDYYELSSPLTTQHFVNYDEGEIYGIDHTPERFRQKFLRPRTPIKNFYLTGQDIVTAGVAGALFAGVLTASVITKKNIIKSIMSN
- a CDS encoding DUF1080 domain-containing protein; the encoded protein is MKNYISLVIVVFVLFSCTMKSQDQPIVFGSETTLKAMTFDSENTEESIKWVNVNTDPDTWRTENDLLICKGMPIGVMRSEKQYENFILQVEWRHMEAGGNSGVFAWSDAKPDPKSALPGGVEVQMLDLEWVRLNTRDGKVPPIAYVHGELFGVGGVEIVADNPRGRRSKSVENRALGKGEWNSYTVVCVDGTIKLSVNGKFVNGISKSTIKKGYLCLESEGAEIHFRNFKLIELPVGVTSEEQKAALIQSE
- a CDS encoding Gfo/Idh/MocA family protein; translation: MTDQLKKSLSGESRRTFIKKSGMALAGSTLVYPTGVLSATGLSKEPLLKVGLIGCGGRGTGAAVQALQADPNTILTAMGDVFEDRLEGAYNEIIKISGDQVKVEKAQKFIGFDAYQKVIDSGVDVVLLTTPPGFRPDHLMAAINAGKHAFCEKPVAVDAPGVRKVLAAAKMAKEKKLSVVSGFCFRYDNAKRATFGKVLNGDIGDIKTITTFRGGGELWYKERQPDWSEMTHQMRNWYYYNWLSGDFIVEMAVHSLDLMSWAMGDVMPISAVGTGGRQARTDKRYGNIYDHFAVEFDYANGAKGYHFTRQQADTSHRNSVDIFGTDGNAIINIGRQYEVNGPQNWKFDGERNNMYQTEHDELFAAIRSGKPINDGEYMANSTMLGIWARMAAYTGQTISWEQAINSKESLGPQNKDYAWDYVWEMPPIAVPGKTKFI